Proteins from one Comamonas flocculans genomic window:
- the ccmB gene encoding heme exporter protein CcmB, translated as MTDAPLPAQQAGAPAGPLTGIWQLFMRDLRIALRRQTDSAAAIVFFFLVVSLFPLGIGAEAQLLRAIAPGVIWVAALLAAMLSLSRLFADDHQDGSLEQMLLAATPLPMLVTAKILAHWLSSGLLLTLLSPVLALQFDLPAEAVAVLTLSLLLGTPALSLIGAIMSALTLGARGGGVLLALLVLPLYIPVLVFGAAAVQSSAAGMGVSAHLSLMGAILALAAFLGPWAAGWALRISAE; from the coding sequence ATGACGGACGCCCCGCTGCCCGCGCAGCAAGCCGGCGCGCCTGCCGGGCCTCTGACCGGCATCTGGCAATTGTTCATGCGCGATTTGCGCATTGCCCTGCGTCGCCAGACGGACTCTGCGGCCGCCATCGTCTTCTTCTTTCTCGTGGTCAGCCTGTTCCCGCTGGGCATCGGTGCCGAGGCGCAGCTGCTGCGTGCCATCGCGCCCGGCGTGATCTGGGTCGCGGCCCTGCTGGCAGCCATGCTGTCGCTGTCCCGCCTGTTTGCCGATGACCACCAGGACGGCAGCCTGGAGCAGATGCTGCTGGCCGCCACGCCCTTGCCCATGCTGGTGACCGCCAAGATATTGGCCCATTGGCTGAGCTCGGGCTTGTTGCTCACCCTGCTCTCCCCCGTCCTGGCGCTGCAGTTCGACCTGCCCGCAGAGGCCGTGGCGGTGCTCACACTGTCGCTGTTGCTCGGAACCCCGGCCCTGAGCCTGATCGGCGCCATCATGTCTGCGCTCACCCTCGGGGCGCGCGGCGGGGGTGTTCTGCTCGCGCTGCTGGTGCTGCCGCTGTACATCCCCGTGCTCGTCTTCGGCGCCGCCGCCGTGCAGTCGAGCGCGGCCGGCATGGGGGTTTCAGCGCACCTCTCGTTGATGGGAGCGATTCTGGCGCTGGCGGCCTTCCTCGGCCCCTGGGCTGCGGGATGGGCGCTGCGGATATCGGCAGAATAA
- a CDS encoding D-alanyl-D-alanine carboxypeptidase family protein, translated as MKFPFAFLTRWVALLALAPLLSFAQLPPAPEIAARNYLVMDLTSGQILAAKDIDAPIEPASLTKLMTSYVVFDALRAKKITLDQRFSVSELAWKMPGSRMFIDPKMQVPVDDLLKGMIVQSGNDASMALAEGVGGSAENFVRMMNDQAKALGLAGTSYKNPEGLTEAGHHTTARDLAVLSKHLVQDFPEYMHYFGIKQYRYEGTPKANANNRNVLLFRDPTVDGLKTGHTAAAGYCLVATAKREFPQLGERRVVAVVLGADSDNIRANETQKLLNWGYSAFDDVKLFDAGQAVATPQLWKGAQNTLKIGRSQATVVTVPAGSAGKITTQIVRPDPLVAPYAKGQEVGVLQVMLGEQKLAELPLVALEAVEQAGLLGRAWDALRLWIK; from the coding sequence ATGAAATTTCCTTTTGCTTTTCTTACACGGTGGGTGGCTCTGCTTGCGCTCGCGCCGCTGCTGAGCTTTGCGCAACTGCCGCCGGCCCCCGAGATTGCGGCGCGCAACTACCTGGTGATGGACCTGACCTCGGGCCAGATTCTTGCCGCCAAGGACATCGACGCGCCCATCGAGCCCGCTTCCCTGACCAAGCTGATGACGAGCTATGTGGTGTTTGACGCCTTGCGCGCCAAGAAGATCACGCTCGACCAGCGATTTTCGGTCAGCGAGCTCGCCTGGAAGATGCCCGGCTCGCGCATGTTCATCGATCCCAAGATGCAGGTGCCGGTGGACGACCTGCTCAAGGGCATGATCGTGCAGTCGGGCAACGACGCGTCCATGGCCTTGGCCGAAGGCGTGGGCGGCAGCGCAGAAAACTTCGTGCGCATGATGAACGATCAGGCCAAGGCGCTCGGGCTCGCCGGCACCTCGTACAAGAACCCGGAGGGCCTGACCGAGGCGGGCCACCATACGACCGCGCGCGACCTGGCGGTGTTGTCCAAGCATCTGGTGCAGGATTTCCCCGAGTACATGCATTACTTCGGGATCAAGCAATACCGCTATGAAGGCACGCCCAAGGCCAACGCCAACAACCGCAACGTGCTATTGTTTCGTGACCCCACGGTGGACGGACTCAAGACCGGTCATACCGCGGCGGCAGGTTACTGCCTGGTGGCGACGGCCAAGCGGGAATTCCCCCAGCTCGGCGAGCGACGGGTCGTGGCGGTCGTCCTCGGCGCCGACAGCGACAACATCCGCGCCAACGAAACGCAAAAGCTCCTGAACTGGGGCTACAGCGCTTTCGACGACGTCAAGCTCTTCGACGCGGGACAGGCCGTCGCGACGCCCCAGCTCTGGAAAGGGGCGCAGAACACGCTCAAGATCGGCCGCTCGCAAGCTACCGTGGTGACGGTGCCAGCCGGCAGCGCCGGAAAGATCACGACGCAGATCGTGCGCCCCGACCCCTTGGTCGCGCCCTACGCCAAGGGGCAGGAGGTGGGCGTGCTGCAGGTGATGCTGGGTGAGCAAAAACTCGCCGAGCTCCCCTTGGTTGCGCTCGAAGCGGTGGAGCAGGCCGGCCTGCTTGGCCGCGCCTGGGACGCGCTGCGCTTGTGGATCAAATAG
- a CDS encoding alpha/beta hydrolase, with the protein MQSQRLELEGPAGAIEAVRSAPDDGTQLRGTAVVAHPHPQFGGTMDNKVVQTLARAFVMAGFAAVRFNFRGVGASAGAYDGGRGELEDMLAVVQQVVPSGPLAVAGFSFGAFVASQALHALWEERTPTHAVLVGAAASNFDVAQVPEPARMRTLVVHGEHDDVVPLAAVFDWARPQLLPVTVVPGGAHFFHGQLPLLRALVGRHLQAVF; encoded by the coding sequence ATGCAGTCGCAGCGTCTTGAATTGGAAGGCCCCGCCGGGGCGATCGAAGCGGTGCGCAGCGCACCGGACGATGGAACGCAGCTGCGCGGTACGGCGGTCGTCGCTCACCCGCACCCGCAGTTTGGTGGCACCATGGACAACAAGGTCGTCCAGACGCTGGCACGCGCCTTCGTGATGGCCGGATTTGCCGCGGTGCGTTTCAATTTCCGGGGTGTCGGTGCTTCCGCCGGTGCCTACGATGGGGGCCGTGGAGAGTTGGAAGACATGCTCGCGGTCGTGCAGCAGGTCGTTCCCTCAGGGCCGCTGGCCGTGGCCGGCTTTTCCTTCGGCGCCTTTGTGGCAAGCCAGGCACTGCACGCGCTGTGGGAGGAACGCACCCCAACGCATGCAGTGCTGGTGGGCGCAGCCGCCAGCAATTTCGACGTTGCCCAAGTGCCCGAGCCGGCGCGCATGCGGACACTGGTGGTGCACGGTGAACACGATGATGTCGTGCCGCTTGCCGCCGTGTTCGACTGGGCTCGGCCTCAGCTACTCCCTGTCACGGTTGTACCCGGCGGTGCACACTTCTTTCACGGACAATTGCCGCTGCTCAGGGCGCTCGTCGGACGGCACCTGCAGGCCGTGTTCTGA
- a CDS encoding (2Fe-2S) ferredoxin domain-containing protein translates to MNDSRSAPYYGRHIFFCLNQRDNGDYCCAQHGAQEAFQHCKGRVKDEGLAGKGKVRVNKAGCLNRCAGAPVAVVYPEGVWYTYVDLADIDEIVEAHLKHGQIVERLVLPDEVGR, encoded by the coding sequence ATGAACGATTCCCGATCCGCGCCGTACTATGGGCGGCATATCTTCTTTTGCCTCAATCAGCGCGACAACGGCGACTATTGCTGCGCCCAGCATGGAGCGCAGGAGGCATTTCAACACTGCAAGGGCCGCGTCAAGGACGAGGGCCTTGCGGGCAAGGGCAAGGTCAGGGTCAACAAGGCGGGCTGCCTGAACCGCTGTGCGGGCGCCCCGGTCGCCGTCGTCTACCCCGAAGGCGTTTGGTACACCTATGTGGATCTGGCCGACATCGATGAGATCGTCGAAGCGCACCTCAAGCACGGACAGATCGTTGAGCGTCTGGTGTTGCCTGACGAGGTGGGCCGGTGA
- a CDS encoding CopD family protein: MLWVKSLHIVFVVSWFAGLFYLPRIFVNLAMVAPGSVAERQRLLLMARKLMRFMSLLAVPALALGLWLWLGYGIGRGPGNGWLHAKLLVVLVLLVYHGWCMLELRRLAQGSSRHGHRWYRWFNEAPVVLLLAAVVLVVVKPF, translated from the coding sequence ATGCTGTGGGTCAAGTCTTTGCATATCGTTTTCGTGGTCAGCTGGTTCGCCGGGCTGTTCTATCTGCCGCGCATCTTCGTCAACCTGGCCATGGTGGCGCCAGGATCGGTGGCGGAGCGTCAGCGCCTGCTCCTGATGGCACGCAAGCTCATGCGGTTCATGAGTCTGCTGGCCGTGCCGGCGCTCGCATTGGGGCTGTGGTTGTGGCTGGGCTACGGCATAGGCCGGGGGCCTGGCAACGGCTGGCTGCACGCCAAGCTGCTGGTGGTTCTTGTTCTGTTGGTCTATCACGGGTGGTGCATGCTGGAGCTGCGCCGCCTGGCGCAAGGGTCCAGCCGCCATGGCCATCGGTGGTATCGCTGGTTCAACGAGGCCCCCGTGGTGCTGCTGCTGGCCGCGGTGGTGCTGGTCGTGGTCAAACCATTTTGA
- a CDS encoding DUF1631 family protein, whose amino-acid sequence MASTPMYRPSSDLAGAARRHFVQSLCDSLPGVDKALFDALNELVGEVATHQVMQRRRDTWLHYRSHHQKWADGVAQAWRDAEGGAQRKSAPHGLSGGGLDGLQLVSEDAVENRLLGARLARAIAAKADSTLEAVRQRTKYLEGRELEADDVLRPEVACLALVDQWFDAGLSRDELDLVFDSLETALTKAAVPAYEAVVELYDKQGVPDLAALRSRVVRPPSATSRAHAGAAAAFAASQAATSGYGALASGSQLGSAGAHLAPPPGMVAPSAYGSFPGSAQAVDAAQAYGWSQLDMTRQRAEEVMVQLQHLLIQSSTGFSPVHAPPATMALSQALGSMQVQANAFYGGAGPHMLVSAYTPVAVAQAVTEVRQRAVELKEKAETASEKAIIEIVALMFQSILDEDRIPPSVRVWFARLQVPVLRVALAEPEFFNQVDHPARKLIDRMGSCVLGFDANAINGSALEKEIRRVVQVIEQYPETGSKVFQIVHDEFEKFLADSLVKAQKTSSEIVGVAQQMEQKETLTVQFTIELRTMLRDMPVREEIRDFLFRTWAEVLAMAAVKYGVQDKETTQYKRVAADLVWASGAKPNRSERNQVIQMLPGILERLRRGLALVGMEGEAQDAQIKELTDTLAEAFVAKTAVIAQERIDEMAQRLVDLEDFISDESLGDIPLNAENIELLLGIDASAIDVIPDTDAPVQSEALKRANELPLGTWYTLDHNGGTMRVQYVWHSQRKQLHLFIAPSGQNYLFQARRLAAYLQARLLTPQDVEGITVRATRNVVAKLNANPERLLS is encoded by the coding sequence ATGGCCTCGACACCTATGTACCGCCCATCCAGCGACCTTGCCGGCGCAGCGCGCCGGCATTTCGTGCAGAGCTTGTGCGACAGCCTGCCGGGCGTGGACAAGGCGCTCTTTGATGCCTTGAACGAACTGGTCGGAGAGGTCGCCACGCACCAGGTGATGCAGCGCCGCCGCGACACCTGGCTGCATTACCGCAGCCACCACCAGAAGTGGGCAGACGGGGTCGCCCAGGCATGGCGTGACGCTGAAGGTGGCGCCCAGCGCAAATCCGCGCCGCATGGGCTCTCCGGCGGCGGGCTCGATGGTCTGCAGCTGGTGAGTGAAGATGCGGTGGAAAACCGCTTGCTCGGTGCGCGGCTTGCGCGTGCGATTGCCGCCAAGGCGGACAGCACGCTGGAGGCGGTGCGCCAGCGCACCAAATACCTCGAGGGTCGTGAGCTCGAGGCGGACGACGTGCTGCGCCCCGAAGTCGCATGCCTGGCGCTGGTGGACCAATGGTTTGACGCCGGCTTGTCGCGCGACGAGCTGGATCTCGTGTTCGATTCGCTCGAAACCGCCCTGACCAAGGCGGCAGTGCCGGCCTATGAAGCGGTGGTCGAGCTCTATGACAAACAAGGCGTGCCCGACCTGGCGGCGCTGCGCAGCCGAGTAGTCCGGCCGCCGTCGGCCACCTCACGCGCGCACGCGGGCGCAGCGGCGGCTTTTGCCGCCAGCCAAGCCGCGACTTCGGGCTATGGGGCGCTGGCCAGTGGCTCCCAGCTCGGTTCGGCGGGGGCGCATCTGGCGCCGCCCCCGGGCATGGTGGCTCCCTCGGCCTACGGCAGTTTTCCCGGCAGCGCCCAGGCGGTCGATGCGGCGCAGGCCTACGGCTGGTCGCAGCTGGACATGACGCGCCAGCGTGCCGAGGAGGTCATGGTGCAGCTGCAGCATTTGCTGATCCAGTCATCGACGGGGTTCAGCCCGGTGCACGCCCCGCCCGCAACCATGGCCTTGTCGCAGGCGCTCGGTTCCATGCAGGTGCAGGCCAATGCCTTCTATGGTGGTGCCGGGCCGCACATGCTGGTTTCCGCCTACACGCCGGTCGCCGTGGCCCAGGCGGTGACCGAAGTGCGCCAGCGCGCTGTCGAACTCAAGGAAAAGGCGGAAACGGCCAGCGAGAAGGCGATCATCGAAATCGTCGCGTTGATGTTCCAGAGCATTCTGGACGAGGATCGCATCCCGCCTTCGGTGCGCGTATGGTTCGCGCGCCTGCAGGTACCGGTGCTCAGGGTGGCGCTGGCCGAGCCCGAATTCTTCAACCAGGTGGACCACCCGGCGCGCAAGCTGATCGACCGCATGGGCTCGTGCGTGCTGGGCTTTGACGCCAATGCGATCAATGGCAGCGCGCTGGAGAAGGAGATCCGCCGGGTGGTCCAGGTCATAGAGCAATATCCGGAGACGGGCAGCAAGGTGTTTCAGATCGTCCACGACGAATTCGAGAAATTCCTTGCCGACTCGCTCGTGAAGGCGCAGAAGACCAGCTCCGAGATCGTGGGTGTGGCCCAGCAGATGGAGCAAAAGGAGACGCTCACCGTCCAGTTCACGATCGAGCTGCGCACCATGCTGCGCGACATGCCGGTGCGCGAGGAGATACGCGACTTCCTGTTTCGCACCTGGGCCGAGGTGCTGGCCATGGCGGCGGTGAAGTATGGGGTGCAGGACAAGGAGACCACGCAGTACAAGCGGGTGGCGGCCGACCTGGTGTGGGCATCGGGCGCCAAACCCAACCGCAGTGAGCGTAACCAGGTGATCCAGATGCTTCCGGGTATTCTCGAACGCCTGCGCCGGGGCTTGGCTCTGGTCGGCATGGAAGGTGAAGCGCAGGACGCGCAAATCAAGGAATTGACCGACACGCTGGCCGAAGCCTTCGTCGCCAAGACGGCGGTGATCGCCCAGGAGCGCATCGACGAGATGGCCCAGCGCCTGGTGGACCTGGAAGACTTCATCAGCGACGAGAGCCTGGGCGACATTCCGCTGAACGCCGAGAACATCGAGCTGCTGCTTGGCATCGATGCCTCCGCCATCGACGTCATCCCGGACACCGATGCGCCGGTTCAGAGCGAGGCGCTCAAGCGCGCCAACGAACTGCCTCTGGGCACCTGGTACACGCTGGACCACAACGGCGGCACCATGCGAGTGCAATACGTCTGGCATAGCCAGCGCAAGCAGTTGCATTTGTTCATTGCGCCGAGCGGGCAGAATTACCTCTTTCAGGCGCGGCGGCTGGCGGCCTATCTCCAGGCGCGGCTGCTCACGCCGCAGGATGTCGAAGGCATCACGGTGCGCGCCACGCGCAACGTGGTGGCCAAACTCAACGCCAACCCGGAGCGTCTGTTGAGCTGA
- the secF gene encoding protein translocase subunit SecF, with amino-acid sequence MEFFRIRKDIPFMKYALVFNVISFVTFALAVFFLLTRGLHLSVEFTGGTVMEVAYEQTADIGKVREAISGLGYQDVIVQNFGTSRDVMIRLPVQKGVTSAQQSEDVMAALKAQDAGVTLRRTEFVGPQVGDELVHGGLMALGMVVLGIVIYLSIRFEWKFGVAGIIANLHDVVIILGFFAFFQWEFSLSVLAGVLAVLGYSVNESVVIFDRIREAFRKFRKLTPHEVIDHGITSTMSRTVITHASTEAMVLSMFFFGGPSLHYFALALTIGILFGIYSSVFVAAAIAMWLGVKREDLAKVHTHKGGDPNDPNAGAVV; translated from the coding sequence ATGGAGTTCTTCCGCATCCGCAAGGACATTCCGTTCATGAAGTACGCGTTGGTCTTCAACGTGATTTCCTTCGTGACCTTCGCTCTTGCCGTCTTTTTCCTGCTCACGCGCGGGTTGCACCTGTCGGTGGAGTTCACCGGCGGCACCGTGATGGAGGTGGCCTACGAGCAGACTGCCGACATCGGCAAGGTGCGCGAGGCCATCTCCGGCCTGGGCTATCAGGACGTGATCGTGCAGAACTTCGGTACCTCGCGCGACGTGATGATCCGCCTGCCCGTGCAAAAGGGCGTGACCTCCGCGCAGCAGAGCGAGGACGTGATGGCGGCGCTCAAGGCGCAGGATGCCGGCGTCACGCTGCGGCGCACCGAATTCGTCGGGCCGCAGGTGGGTGATGAACTGGTGCACGGCGGCCTGATGGCGCTGGGCATGGTGGTACTGGGCATCGTCATCTATCTGTCGATCCGCTTCGAATGGAAGTTCGGTGTGGCCGGCATCATCGCCAACCTGCACGACGTGGTGATCATCCTGGGCTTCTTTGCCTTCTTCCAGTGGGAGTTCTCGCTCTCGGTGCTGGCGGGCGTGCTGGCGGTGCTCGGTTACTCGGTCAACGAGTCGGTGGTGATCTTCGACCGTATCCGCGAGGCTTTCCGCAAGTTCCGCAAGCTGACGCCGCACGAGGTGATAGACCATGGCATCACCAGCACCATGAGCCGCACGGTGATCACCCATGCGTCCACCGAGGCCATGGTGTTGTCGATGTTTTTCTTCGGCGGCCCCAGCCTGCACTACTTCGCGCTGGCGCTGACCATAGGCATCCTGTTCGGCATCTACTCTTCGGTGTTCGTTGCCGCCGCGATCGCAATGTGGCTCGGTGTCAAGCGCGAGGATCTGGCCAAGGTGCACACGCACAAGGGCGGTGACCCCAACGATCCGAACGCCGGAGCAGTGGTCTGA
- the secD gene encoding protein translocase subunit SecD yields the protein MNRYPAWKYVIIAVALLVAALYTLPNFYGEAPAVQVSSAKATIKIDAAVLERVQQAIQAAGLKSDSVVLEGSSVRARFDTPDDQLKAKDAIEKALIPDPSDPPYIVALNLVSRSPDWLTAINARPMYLGLDLRGGVHFMLQVDMQAALTKKAESYAGDLRTSLREKGIRHGGISREGQSIRVRLRDDAAVAAARNLVGDQFPDLQVAVAPDGEAQLLTATIKPESLRKVQEQALKQNIVTLHNRINELGVAEPVIQQQGLDRIVVQLPGVQDTAKAKDILGRTATLEVRMVDESTEGRAAEMGTGPVPFGDEKYLDRNQQAVIVKKQVILTGENLTDAQPGFDGQTQEPTVNLTLDAKGSRIFKDVTRENVGKRMAIVLFEKGKGEVVTAPVIRTEIGGGRVQISGRMTTVEANDTALLLRAGSLAAPMEIIEEYTIGPSLGADNIQRGIHSVVWGMAVIAAFMCIYYLLFGVFSTLALSVNVLLLIAVLSMLQATLTLPGIAAMALALGVAIDSNVLINERIREELRAGVAPQSAIHAGYENAWATILDSNVTTLIAGLALLAFGSGPVRGFAVVHCIGILTSMFSAVFFSRGVVNLWYGKKKKLKSISIGQIWKPEDGSELRSVAGRGYNN from the coding sequence ATGAACCGTTATCCGGCCTGGAAGTACGTGATCATCGCGGTCGCGCTGCTCGTCGCGGCGCTGTACACGCTGCCCAATTTCTATGGCGAGGCTCCGGCCGTGCAGGTCTCTTCGGCGAAGGCGACGATCAAGATCGACGCCGCGGTGCTCGAGCGCGTGCAGCAGGCCATCCAGGCGGCGGGGCTGAAGTCCGACTCGGTGGTGCTCGAGGGCAGCTCGGTGCGCGCGCGCTTCGACACGCCCGACGACCAGCTCAAGGCCAAGGACGCGATCGAGAAGGCGCTGATCCCCGACCCGTCGGACCCGCCCTACATCGTGGCGCTGAACCTGGTGTCGCGCTCGCCGGACTGGCTCACCGCGATCAACGCGCGCCCCATGTATCTGGGGCTGGACCTGCGTGGCGGCGTGCACTTCATGCTGCAGGTGGACATGCAGGCGGCGCTGACCAAGAAGGCCGAATCCTATGCGGGCGACCTGCGCACCTCGCTGCGCGAGAAGGGCATCCGTCACGGCGGCATTTCGCGCGAGGGCCAGAGCATCCGCGTGCGTCTGCGCGACGACGCGGCGGTGGCTGCGGCGCGCAATCTGGTCGGTGATCAGTTCCCCGACCTGCAGGTGGCTGTGGCACCCGACGGCGAGGCGCAGCTGCTCACGGCCACGATCAAGCCCGAGTCTCTGCGCAAGGTGCAGGAGCAGGCGCTCAAGCAGAACATCGTCACGCTGCACAACCGCATCAACGAGCTCGGCGTGGCCGAGCCGGTGATCCAGCAGCAGGGGCTGGACCGCATCGTGGTGCAGCTGCCCGGCGTGCAGGACACCGCCAAGGCCAAGGACATCCTCGGGCGCACCGCCACGCTGGAAGTGCGCATGGTGGATGAATCCACCGAAGGCCGTGCTGCGGAAATGGGCACCGGCCCGGTGCCGTTCGGCGACGAGAAGTACCTGGACCGCAACCAGCAGGCGGTCATCGTCAAGAAGCAGGTGATTCTGACGGGTGAAAACCTCACCGACGCCCAGCCCGGCTTTGACGGCCAGACGCAGGAACCCACCGTGAACCTGACGCTGGACGCCAAGGGCTCGCGCATCTTCAAGGACGTCACGCGCGAGAACGTGGGCAAGCGCATGGCCATCGTGCTGTTCGAGAAGGGCAAGGGTGAGGTCGTCACCGCGCCGGTGATACGCACCGAGATCGGGGGCGGCCGGGTGCAGATTTCCGGGCGCATGACCACGGTGGAAGCCAACGACACGGCGCTGCTGCTGCGCGCGGGCTCGCTCGCCGCGCCCATGGAGATCATCGAGGAATACACCATAGGCCCGAGCCTGGGGGCGGACAACATCCAGCGCGGCATCCACTCCGTGGTCTGGGGCATGGCGGTGATCGCCGCCTTCATGTGCATCTACTACCTGCTGTTCGGCGTGTTCTCCACGCTGGCGCTGTCGGTCAACGTGCTGCTCCTGATCGCGGTGCTGTCCATGCTGCAGGCCACGCTCACCTTGCCGGGCATCGCCGCCATGGCGCTGGCGCTGGGCGTGGCGATCGACTCCAACGTGCTGATCAACGAGCGCATCCGCGAGGAGCTGCGCGCTGGCGTTGCACCCCAGTCCGCCATCCACGCAGGCTACGAGAACGCCTGGGCGACGATCCTTGACTCCAACGTCACCACGCTGATCGCGGGTCTTGCGCTGCTGGCCTTTGGCTCCGGCCCGGTGCGTGGCTTTGCCGTGGTGCACTGCATCGGCATTCTCACCAGCATGTTCTCGGCGGTGTTCTTCTCGCGCGGCGTGGTCAATCTCTGGTATGGCAAGAAAAAGAAGCTCAAGAGCATCTCGATCGGCCAGATCTGGAAGCCCGAGGACGGCAGCGAGCTGCGCTCCGTGGCCGGTCGCGGCTACAACAACTGA
- the yajC gene encoding preprotein translocase subunit YajC: MLISSAYAQTAPAAAAGGGDLMSSLGGMLPLVLMFVVLYFIMIRPQMKRQKEHRSMIEALAKGDEVATAGGVLGKVTRLNESTLHVEIAPGVEVQVQRSAVSQVLPKGTIK; encoded by the coding sequence GTGTTGATTTCTTCCGCATATGCCCAGACCGCGCCGGCCGCAGCCGCCGGCGGTGGTGACCTGATGAGCTCGCTCGGAGGCATGCTGCCTCTGGTGCTGATGTTCGTGGTGCTCTACTTCATCATGATCCGCCCGCAGATGAAGCGCCAGAAAGAGCACCGCAGCATGATCGAGGCGCTGGCCAAGGGCGACGAGGTGGCCACCGCTGGCGGGGTTCTGGGCAAGGTCACGCGTCTGAACGAATCGACGCTGCATGTCGAGATAGCGCCGGGCGTGGAAGTCCAGGTGCAGCGCAGCGCCGTGTCGCAAGTCCTGCCCAAGGGCACGATCAAGTAA
- a CDS encoding nucleotidyltransferase family protein, which produces MLLAAGRGERMRPLTDTCPKPLLQVRGRPLLHWHLRALATAGVRKAVINTAWQGDAIGRVFGDVFAPFPLMDKRQKLSISYSNEGRDFGRALETAGGIVRALPRLSEVFWLAAGDVFAPDFDYPAQAVERFMHSHALAHLWLVPNPEHHREGDFGLSADGRALDLPPGHPGPRHTYSTIALLRAQLFMPPWCGLACGNPEGRAAPLAPLLRAAMAAGRVSAELYRGLWVDVGTPARLAQLNGQPFGPAP; this is translated from the coding sequence ATGCTGCTTGCCGCTGGCCGCGGCGAGCGCATGCGGCCCTTGACCGACACCTGCCCCAAGCCATTGCTGCAGGTGCGCGGACGCCCGCTGCTGCACTGGCATTTGCGGGCGCTGGCTACGGCCGGCGTGCGCAAGGCCGTGATCAATACCGCCTGGCAGGGCGATGCAATCGGTCGGGTGTTTGGTGATGTTTTTGCGCCTTTCCCCTTGATGGACAAGCGCCAGAAGCTATCGATTTCATATTCGAACGAAGGGCGGGATTTTGGCCGCGCACTGGAGACCGCGGGCGGCATCGTCCGGGCCCTGCCGCGCTTGTCCGAGGTGTTCTGGCTGGCAGCGGGCGACGTCTTTGCGCCCGATTTCGACTATCCGGCGCAAGCGGTCGAGCGGTTCATGCACAGCCATGCGCTCGCGCACCTGTGGCTGGTTCCCAACCCCGAACACCACCGCGAGGGTGATTTCGGCCTCTCGGCAGACGGTCGCGCGCTCGATCTGCCGCCAGGCCATCCCGGCCCGCGCCATACCTACAGCACCATCGCCTTGCTGCGCGCGCAGCTCTTCATGCCGCCCTGGTGTGGCCTTGCCTGCGGCAACCCCGAGGGCCGCGCGGCGCCGCTGGCACCGCTGCTGCGCGCGGCCATGGCGGCAGGACGCGTCAGCGCCGAGCTCTACCGCGGCCTCTGGGTCGATGTCGGCACGCCGGCGCGGCTGGCCCAGCTCAACGGCCAGCCTTTCGGGCCAGCGCCTTGA